In Daphnia pulicaria isolate SC F1-1A chromosome 5, SC_F0-13Bv2, whole genome shotgun sequence, a single genomic region encodes these proteins:
- the LOC124341175 gene encoding annexin B10-like has protein sequence MSLPSDPENNGHMKEVPTVISVPATLFDAMADARALRVAMKGLGTDEKVIIDVLCHRSNAQRQAISEAFNIEFNRDLVADLKSEVSGKFKSVITSLMLPAEEYCAKELHEAIKKFARKEALLEDISLLGSDSETLSLASAYETNVMAEILFTRSYEEVVKIANAYNTKYKIDLKREIKQDISGRVQKIFLKSLQEIKDPTIDSDSVASAQEEAKLLLDKGKEHSSTDENPFVNILSYAIQRRRLTSVIFQEYAKISGEPIEETLKSQVSEHILFCLLEIVKIVRNRPAYFAERLELAMRGLSTDHNTLIRIIVSRSEIDLANIKLEYERMYGKTLYGSVENATSGDYGRSLLALIGVPALNYEMTVPPIFFM, from the exons A TGTCGTTGCCCAGTGATCCTGAAAATAATGGGCACATGAAG GAAGTACCAACTGTGATTTCTGTACCGGCAACTTTGTTTGACGCGATGgctgacgccagagcact TCGAGTTGCGATGAAAGGCCTAGGTACCGATGAAAAAGTCATCATCGACGTTCTTTGCCACCGATCAAACGCCCAACGTCAAGCCATTTCTGAAGCATTCAACATTGAATTCAATCGG GATTTAGTTGCTGATCTAAAGAGCGAAGTGAGCGGCAAATTCAAAAGTGTTATTACCAGCCTGATGTTGCCTGCGGAAGAATACTGTGCCAAGGAACTACACGAAGCCATCAAGAAATTTGCAAGAAAAGAGGCTCTCTTGGAGGACATCAGCCTCCTTGGATCCGACTCGGAAACTCTGAGCCTAGCCTCAGCCTACGAGACAA ATGTCATGGCGGAAATCCTCTTCACCCGGTCCTACGAAGAAGTCGTAAAAATCGCAAACGCTTACAACACCA AGTACAAAATCGATCTGAAAAGGGAAATTAAGcaag atATTTCCGGTCGGGTTCAAAAGATATTTCTCAAATCCCTTCAG GAAATTAAAGATCCGACAATAGATTCTGACTCAGTCGCTAGCGCACAAGAAGAGGCTAAACTTTTGCTCGACAAAG GAAAAGAGCACAGCAGCACGGACGAAAATCCTTTCGTTAACATTTTGAGCTACGCCATTCAAAGGCGTCGTCTGACTTCGGTTATTTTCCAAGAGTACGCCAAAATTTCGGGAGAACCAATTGAAGAGACTCTCAAATCCCAAGTGTCTgaacacattttattttgtcttcttgAAATAG TTAAAATAGTTCGCAACCGACCGGCGTATTTTGCCGAGCGTTTAGAATTGGCCATGAGAGGATTGAGTACCGATCACAACACTCTAATCCGCATCATCGTCAGTCGAAGTGAAATTGATTTGGCCAACATCAAGTTAGAGTACGAACGCATGTACGGCAAAACACTTTATGGTTCAGTCgag AATGCAACTTCTGGCGACTACGGCCGCTCCCTCCTTGCTCTCATCGGAGTTCCCGCTCTCAATTACGAAATGACAGTACCGCCGATATTTTTTATGTAA
- the LOC124340819 gene encoding regulator of nonsense transcripts 1-like, whose protein sequence is MSVDTFGPNSQTLTFLDTEENDLLGADTQGTDFDFRDFTLPSQTQASQIDHASLHKSMGKHQANGLDTIDSQLATAMKNLNDLQFEEEDEEGYYSKDLPPHACKYCGIHDPGCVVMCNVCKKWFCNGKGNTSGSHIVNHLVRAKHKEVTLHRDGPLGETVLECYSCGVRNVFVLGFIPAKADSVVVLLCRQPCAAQSSLKDMNWDIEQWKPLIADRCFLSWLVRSPSEAEQMRARQLTAQQLNRLEEMWKEKPEASFEDLERPGVDEEPQHVLLRYEDGYQYQNIFGPLVKLEADYDRRVKEAQTQDNVHVRWDVGLNKKTVAYFSLQKTDSDMKLMHGDELRLRYLGELHKPWTGLGHVIKLPDNYSEEVGIELKNSNGAPTECSTNFVVDFVWKSTSFDRMQSALRKFAVDESSVSAYIYHRLLGHEVEDVVFRLHLPKHFSAPDLPELNRSQVFAVKQAVQRPLTLIQGPPGTGKTVTSATIVYHLAKLGSGPVLVCAPSNIAVDQLTEKIHRTGLKVVRLCAKSREAIDSPVSFLALHNQVRCLEGASELRKLVQLKEEVGELSQGDEKRYRMLKRQAERELLEAADVLACTCVGAGDVRLARIKFASILIDESMQATEPECMVPVVLGARQLILVGDHCQLGPVVMCKPAAKAGLSQSLFERLVVLGIRPFRLEVQYRMHPRLSEFPSNFFYEGSLQNGVCAEDRILRGVDFPWPMPDRPMFFYVTLGQEEIAGSGTSYLNRTEASNVEKIATRFLRSGVKPEQIGIITPYEGQRAYLVQYMQHQGSLHAKLYQDIEIASVDAFQGREKDLIIMSCVRSNENQGIGFLNDPRRLNVAMTRARYGIIIVGNPKVLAKQPVWNHLLHFYKENHVLTEGALNNLKESMMQFPKPKKPINSFNPGQHFMSTAVYDARQAMVPGSVYDRSGGGQPPNNNGMNTYIPRATANVGDPYSRLHDPIGYIAPERAQAALSAMPVPLGVFMNMTHVPPRFHGQQQQGMHGSSKSNQRPKDNARGSGPRAGKAASKGSSSLFTQSLSQNTQDVSTQPFSQGGMALTQGMSQGMSQTVSGFGALSQSGLSQLDPSQDAYMSSDYQSQMDGLLSQDSTYQGGRSAFFRHGSQFTQPY, encoded by the exons ATGAGTGTGGACACTTTTGGGCCCAATTCGCAAACGCTCACGTTTCTCGACACCGAGGAAAATGATTTACTTGGGGCAGACACTCAGGGAACTGATTTCGATTTTCGCGATTTTACTTTGCCGAGTCAAACCCAGGCTTCACAAATTGATCATGCCAGCCTTCACAAATCAATGGGAAAACATCAG GCAAATGGGCTGGACACGATTGATTCTCAACTTGCAActgcaatgaaaaatttgaacgaTCTCCAGTTtgaggaagaagacgaagagggCTATTACAGCAAAGATTTGCCACCACATGCATGCAAGTATTGCGGCATCCATGATCCTGGTTGTGTTGTAATGTGTAATGTTTGCAAGAAATGGTTTTGCAATGGCAAAGGTAATACTTCTGGCTCTCACATTGTTAATCATCTTGTACGAGCCAAACACaag gaggttacATTGCATCGTGATGGACCGTTGGGTGAAACAGTTTTGGAGTGCTATTCTTGTGGAGtcagaaatgtttttgttttggggtTCATTCCTGCTAAAGCAGATTCAGTTGTTGTGCTGCTGTGTCGCCAACCTTGTGCAGCTCAGTCATCATTGAAAGACATGAACTG GGACATTGAACAATGGAAACCACTTATAGCTGATCGTTGTTTCCTCAGTTGGCTTGTTCGAAGCCCTTCAGAGGCCGAACAGATGAGAGCTCGTCAATTGACGGCCCAGCAATTGAACCGTTTGGAAGAGATGTGGAAAGAGAAACCTGAGGCTAGTTTTGAAGACCTGGAACGTCCTGGCGTTGACGAAGAACCTCAGCACGTATTGCTGCGATATGAGGATGGCTATCAATATCAGAATATTTTTGGTCCGCTAGTGAAACTTGAAGCAGACTACGACCGACGAGTTAAAGAAGCCCAAACTCAAGACAACGTTCACGTTCGCTGGGATGTTGGTCTTAATAAAAAGACTGtcgcttactttagtcttcAAAAGACAGATAGCG ATATGAAACTGATGCATGGTGACGAATTAAGATTGCGTTACCTTGGGGAACTACACAAACCGTGGACTGGTTTGGGGCACGTGATTAAACTTCCAGACAACTACA GCGAAGAAGTCGGAATTGAATTAAAGAATTCAAACGGAGCTCCTACAGAATGTTCCACAAATTTCGTCGTGGATTTTGTCTGGAAATCAACGTCTTTTGATAG GATGCAATCGGCCCTGCGGAAATTTGCAGTTGACGAAAGTAGCGTTTCAGCTTACATTTATCATCGTTTGCTTGGTCACGAGGTTGAAGATGTCGTATTCCGCCTACATCTCCCTAAACATTTCTCTGCTCCTGACTTGCCTGAGCTGAATCGATCTCAG GTTTTTGCTGTAAAACAAGCAGTTCAACGTCCATTGACTTTAATTCAAGGACCTCCTGGTACCGGGAAAACGGTTACATCGGCCACCATCGTGTACCATTTGGCTAAACTAGGATCAGGGCCAGTATTAGTTTGCGCTCCGTCCAACATTGCTGTTGACCAATTGACTGAAAAGATTCATCGAACTGGTCTGAAAGTGGTCCGTTTGTGCGCGAAATCCAGAGAGGCCATTGATTCACCCGTCTCGTTCTTGGCCTTGCATAATCAAGTTCGATGTCTTGAAGG AGCTTCAGAGTTGCGAAAATTGGTCCAGCTTAAGGAGGAAGTCGGTGAGCTTTCACAGGGAGATGAAAAGCGATACCGCATGTTAAAGCGACAAGCAGAACGAGAGCTACTCGAAGCAGCAgatgtattggcgtgcacttgtgttgGTGCTGGTGATGTTCGCTTGGCTCGCATTAAGTTTGCATCTATCTTGATCGATGAATCAATGCAAGCTACTGAACCTGAATGCATGGTCCCTGTCGTCCTAGGAGCAAGACAG CTCATTCTGGTTGGAGATCATTGTCAGTTGGGCCCAGTGGTGATGTGTAAACCAGCTGCCAAAGCTGGTCTCTCGCAATCACTGTTTGAAAGACTGGTAGTACTTGGCATCCGGCCCTTCCGTTTGGAAGTACAGTACCGTATGCACCCAAGGTTGTCTGAGTTTCCTTCCAACTTCTTTTACGAGGGATCACTACAGAATGGTGTTTGCGCGGAAGATCGAATCCTTCGCGGGGTAGATTTCCCTTGGCCAATGCCAGATAGGCCCATGTTCTTCTACGTTACATTGGGTCAGGAGGAAATTGCTGGATCGGGTACGTCTTATTTGAACAGAACGGAAGCGTCAAATGTGGAAAAGATTGCTACACGTTTTCTTCGATCCGGAGTCAAACCAGAACAAATTGGCATCATCACACCGTACGAAGGACAAAGAGCTTATCTTGTACAGTACATGCAACATCAAGGATCACTGCATGCTAAATTATACCAA GATATCGAAATAGCTAGTGTAGATGCTTTCCAGGGTCGCGAGAAAGACCTCATCATCATGTCGTGTGTTCGCTCAAACGAGAACCAAGGAATCGGTTTTCTCAACGATCCCCGTCGTTTGAACGTTGCTATGACTCGCGCCCGTTATGGAATCATTATTGTAGGCAATCCTAAAGTGTTGGCCAAGCAGCCTGTATGGAATCACCTGCTTCacttttacaaagaaaatcaTGTTCTAACTGAGGGAGCTCTCAACAACCTCAAAGAATCCATGATGCAGTTTCCCAAGCCAAAGAAACCAATTAATAGTTTTAATCCTGGTCAGCATTTCATGTCCACAGCCGTCTACGACGCACGCCAG GCCATGGTTCCTGGTTCCGTCTATGATCGTTCGGGTGGGGGTCAACCACCAAACAACAATGGTATGAATACTTACATACCTCGAGCCACGGCCAATGTTGGAGATCCGTACAGCCGTTTGCACGATCCAATCGGTTACATTGCTCCAGAGAGGGCACAGGCCGCTCTTTCTGCTATGCCCGTTCCCTTGGGTGTCTTTATGAACATGACGCACGTCCCGCCTAGATTCCatggccagcagcaacaaggGATGCATGGTTCATCCAAATCCAATCAGAGGCCAAAAGACAATGCCCGAGGAAGTGGGCCTCGCGCTGGCAAAGCCGCAAGCAAGGGAAGTTCTTCGCTGTTTACACAGTCACTTTCGCAGAATACACAGGATGTATCAACGCAGCCTTTCAGCCAGGGTGGCATGGCTCTCACCCAAGGAATGTCACAG GGGATGTCGCAAACGGTCTCGGGCTTCGGAGCACTATCGCAATCGGGTCTATCCCAGTTAGATCCGTCACAAGACGCCTATATGTCATCAGATTATCAGTCGCAAATGGATGGACTGCTCTCTCAAGACTCGACGTATCAAGGGGGCCGTTCAGCCTTCTTCCGCCATGGCTCTCAATTCACGCAG CCATACTGA
- the LOC124341191 gene encoding annexin B10-like — MTLWCGDYGEYVKEFPTLHPITLFDPLSDAKALRIAMKGFGTDEQSIINILCKRSNAQRMAIAEMYHKEFGRDLIADLKSELSGDFEDLIVGLMMPKDKYLAKHLRKAIKGIGTSDDVLVEILCAYSYDELMKIAATYKSMYGKSLDDDIKEDTSGSFRRFLLNTLKKCTDSVMDGGENTYHSAKAQEEARILFKAGEGQIGTDENAFVDILGFAAQRRRQISAIFQEYTKISGKTIEQAITSEMSGEIYNGLLDMVKIIRNRPAFFAERLELAMKGLGTDDDTLIRIIVSRCEIDLVNTKVEYERVYHKTLHSSVESETSGDYKRALLALIGPPSFSSEVATPLFYL; from the exons GAATTCCCAACTCTGCATCCAATCACCTTGTTCGATCCGCTGTCCGACGCCAAGGCatt GCGAATTGCCATGAAGGGATTCGGCACGGACGAACAATCCATCATCAACATTTTGTGCAAGCGATCCAATGCCCAGCGCATGGCCATCGCGGAAATGTATCACAAGGAATTTGGTCGG GATTTAATTGCCGATCTTAAGAGCGAATTGAGTGGCGATTTCGAGGATCTCATCGTCGGTCTCATGATGCCAAAGGATAAGTACTTGGCCAAACATTTGCGCAAAGCCATCAAAGGGATTGGAACTAGTGACGACGTTCTGGTAGAAATCCTTTGCGCTTATTCCTATGACGAATTAATGAAGATTGCAGCTACCTATAAAAGCA tgtACGGAAAATCTCTGGACGACGATATCAAGGAAG ataCTTCCGGGTCATTTAGGCGATTTCTTCTCAACACTCTCAAG AAATGCACGGACTCGGTCATGGATGGCGGAGAAAATACTTATCACTCGGCCAAGGCACAAGAGGAAGCCAGAATTCTCTTTAAAGCCg GTGAGGGTCAAATCGGGACCGACGAAAACGCTTTCGTTGACATTTTGGGTTTTGCCGCTCAAAGGCGTCGACAAATTTCCGCCATTTTTCAAGAGTACACCAAAATATCAGGAAAGACAATTGAACAAGCCATCACCTCGGAGATGTCTGGCGAAATTTATAATGGTTTACTTGATATGG TCAAAATCATCCGCAACCGACCGGCCTTTTTCGCTGAGCGTTTAGAATTGGCCATGAAAGGTTTGGGTACGGATGACGACACTCTAATCCGCATCATCGTCAGTCGCTGTGAAATCGATTTGGTTAATACCAAGGTGGAATACGAACGGGTCTATCATAAAACACTTCACAGCTCAGTCGAG agTGAAACGTCTGGCGATTACAAGCGAGCTTTGCTGGCTCTCATTGGCCCTCCTTCTTTTAGTAGCGAAGTCGCAACtccattattttatttgtga
- the LOC124341008 gene encoding parafibromin-like, whose amino-acid sequence MADPLSLLRQFNVNKKEIIEREGQIIFGEFSWPKTVKTNYLIYGSGKDGAPRDYYTLECLLFLLKNVQLQHPVYVRQAAADSIPVVRRPDRKDLLAYLNGETAASASIDKAAPIEIPIQVRRIAGTAQAGGSGLGSGSGIGGDDNEVPASKKPRLEDQQMQRVKEVLAARLEAPRQDSLINVNKIQSLSEAMSIETIASLKAKRIANKRKTIKGDTEDMGLGLGTSLGLAGSSSSELRGMLDYDFDVTKDILNRERQWRNRTSVLQSSGKVFSKNIFAILQGLKAREDGKLRGHSSIPPGAGRAVVPPGGAPPGMGPPVQQQGPVYSRYDQERFRGKEETEGFKIDTTGTYHGMTLKSVTEGTQPRKAAAPTAVAPTAVAQPRPSTGPTKRVSRTPIIIIPSANSSLITMFNAKDVLQDLKFLSTEEKRQQGCRRDNEILLQRRKEGNLTVPYRVIDSPQKLAPADWDRVVAVFVMGPAWQFKGWPWTGNPVEIFVQVSAFHIKWDDIPLDQNVAKWAVNVISLSRTKRHLDRAALMTFWEKLDRHMLKNKQHLRF is encoded by the exons CGAAAACCGTCAAGACAAACTACCTCATATACGG TTCTGGAAAGGATGGTGCTCCTAGAGATTATTATACCTTGGAATGTTTACTGTTTCTCCTGAAAAATGTACAACTCCAGCATCCAGTGTATGTACGTCAAGCAGCTGCTGACAGCATTCCAGTTGTACGTCGTCCAGATCGTAAAGACCTGCTGGCATATCTCAATGGAGAAACTGCTGCTTCAGCTTCCATTGACAAGGCAGCTCCCATTGAAATCCCAATTCAAGTTCGCAGAATTGCAGGAACTGCACAAGCTGGAGGATCAGGTTTAGGATCAGGAAGTGGAATTGGTGGTGATGATAATGAAGTACCTGCAAGTAAGAAACCACGTTTGGAAGACCAACAGATGCAGAGAGTTAAAGAAGTGCTGGCTGCTCGTCTCGAAGCTCCCCGCCAAGACAGTCTGATCAATGTGAACAAAATCca GTCTTTATCAGAGGCCATGTCGATTGAAACAATTGCTTCACTCAAAGCCAAACGTATTGCCAACAAACGAAAAACTATCAAGGGTGACACTGAAGATATGGGCTTAGGGCTTGGAACTTCTCTCGGTTTGGCAGGAAGTTCCTCGTCTGAACTGAGAGGGATGCTAGATTACGATTTTGATGTCACGAAGGATATCTTAAATCGCGAGAGGCAATGGAGAAATCGGACTTCAGTCCTTCAAAGCTCTGGAAAG GTGTTTTCGAAAAATATCTTTGCTATCCTGCAAGGTCTTAAAGCTCGAGAGGATGGTAAGCTAAGAGGTCACAGCTCAATTCCACCAGGAGCTGGACGAGCAGTCGTTCCACCAGGCGGTGCCCCTCCTGGAATGGGGCCTCCTGTTCAACAGCAAGGCCCAGTTTACAGTCGTTACGACCAAGAAAGATTCAGAGGAAAAGAAG AAACGGAGGGTTTCAAAATTGATACCACTGGTACGTATCACGGCATGACGCTAAAGTCGGTGACAGAAGGTACTCAACCTCGCAAGGCTGCGGCACCGACTGCTGTTGCTCCTACAGCTGTTGCTCAACCACGTCCCTCAACCGGCCCGACCAAGCGAGTATCTCGAACGCCAATCATTATTATTCCATCCGCCAACTCCTCTCTAATCACCATGTTCAACGCAAAGGACGTGTTGCAAGATCTTAA GTTTCTTagcacagaagaaaaaaggcagcAGGGTTGTCGAAGAGACAACGAGATCCTTTTACAAAGACGCAAAGAAGGAAATCTAACGGTGCCCTATCG AGTGATAGACAGTCCCCAGAAGCTAGCCCCCGCGGATTGGGATCGAGTCGTAGCCGTCTTTGTTATGGGCCCTGCTTGGCAATTTAAAGGTTGGCCATGGACTGGAAACCCTGTAGAAATCTTCGTTCAAG TCTCCGCCTTTCATATTAAATGGGACGACATACCTTTGGATCAGAATGTAGCAAAATGGGCTGTAAATGTGATTTCTTTGTCCCGAACTAAACGACATCTTGATCGCGCTGCCCTAATGACGTTCTGGGAGAAACTCGACAG GCAcatgttaaaaaacaaacaacatctTCGATTTTGA
- the LOC124341200 gene encoding annexin B10-like, with protein sequence MSLTWAGENNDYTKELPTVLPEAEFNAMTDAQKLRAAMKGFGTNEEAIIDILCYRSNAQRQSISKAFTLQFNRDIIADFKSELSGNFKKLILSLMMPPEVHCAKLLNKAMKGVGTNEDVLVEVLFSRPYDEITRIALAYECLYNTPLEKDVREDTSGPFQQLLLNALQRKSDQTSGHGDFAYDPVKAQEDARNLYTAGEGKIGTDENVFVDVFGFAAQCRRQTSEMFKMYKKISGKTIEQALKSEMSGDLLHGLKDIVEIVHNRPAFFAHRLEVAMKGLGTNDNALIRIIVDRSEIDLVNIKSEYERIYCKTLLSSVQSETSGDYRRALICLIKTADD encoded by the exons A tGTCTCTGACGTGGGCTGGTGAAAATAATGATTACACAAAG GAACTACCAACTGTATTGCCCGAAGCCGAATTCAATGCGATGACCGACGcccaaaaatt GCGGGCTGCCATGAAGGGATTTGGTACGAATGAAGAAGCCATCATCGACATTCTTTGCTATCGATCCAACGCCCAGCGCCAGAGTATTTCGAAAGCATTCACACTCCAATTCAATCGA GATATCATTGCTGATTTCAAGAGTGAACTGAGTGGCAATTTCAAGAAGCTCATTTTGAGTCTGATGATGCCACCGGAAGTACACTGCGCCAAGCTTCTAAACAAAGCAATGAAGGGAGTTGGCACTAATGAGGACGTTTTGGTGGAAGTCCTCTTCTCCCGTCCCTACGATGAGATAACAAGGATTGCTTTGGCCTACGAGTGTT TGTACAATACTCCCTTGGAAAAGGATGTCCGAGAAG ATACCTCGGGGCCATTTCAACAGTTGCTTCTCAACGCTCTCCAG AGAAAGAGTGATCAAACAAGTGGCCATGGAGATTTTGCTTATGATCCAGTTAAAGCCCAAGAAGACGCACGAAATCTTTACACCGCTG GAGAAGGAAAAATCGGGACAGACGAAAACGTCTTCGTAGACGTCTTTGGCTTTGCCGCCCAATGTCGTCGTCAGACTTCCGAGATGTTTAAAATGTACAAGAAGATTTCCGGAAAAACAATTGAACAGGCTCTCAAATCCGAAATGTCTGGAGATCTCTTGCATGGTCTTAAGGACATTG TGGAAATCGTTCACAACCGACCAGCTTTTTTTGCCCACCGTTTGGAGGTAGCCATGAAAGGATTGGGGACAAATGACAATGCTCTGATCCGCATCATCGTCGATCGGTCCGAAATTGATTTGGTCAACATCAAATCGGAATATGAGCGCATCTATTGCAAAACACTTCTTAGCTCAGTCCAG AGCGAAACTTCCGGTGATTATCGTCGCGCTCTTATTTGTCTCATCAAAACTGCCGATGATTGA